The following are encoded together in the Adhaeribacter arboris genome:
- a CDS encoding type I restriction endonuclease subunit R, whose product MSRYLAESDIETAAIDWLKESKQYQYQYGPDIPRPLNKAVLEDKFGLYLAQRYRHVPAKVLEEVKQEFLFNPGADIYSQNHAFHLKLSKGLSKTWKNEKGQPQFEHFYALNYEDVAQNSFLVVNQFTVQGKNTRRPDLIIFINGLPLVLFEFKNPFDQDTTVEAAFNQVQHYIQDIPRVFETNALTIISDGFTTLHGMFSSGLEWFAAWKSTNGREVVTDDFALETLIKGLLVPERLLAYIRFYIFHELDKGQLIKKGAKYHQFFGIQYALAETKKSIRPLGDGRIGVIWHTTRSGKSITMAIYAGILRQLPELKNPTIVVQVDRFDLNKQLYEDFVGAKDLVGDVALAQTTDDLRQLLSGEGGGVVFSTIEKFRLKDTLDGLREAEHPILSQRENIIVIADECHRTQYGLITGFANNLRKALPQASFIGFTGTPVDSKDADTVAVFGEIIHTYDIKQATADKAVVPIYYEPRLAKLHLGNEQIEEEAEEITTGLEESDKNKIMWAAMEDAAGAKERVEAIARDILSHYLNRTANLPGKAMVVCMSRRNCVKMYDALTALPNCPEVAVIMTTNIAKDPKEWNPHVRTKEAMEEVKTRFKNPDDNLQIVIVRDMWLTGFDNPALHTLYVDKVMSGHNLIQAVNRVATVFRDKPSGLIVDYIGIGDKLRDATKKYTGGGGQGAVTIDLEEAFELTKEVIQDLQNQLPEYFYQALEKSPFGGGRGRTNTPEEITTLSTAAEPLAHYNSSLDSGNTGAKGENPPPTPSKGGRPTAPAFAVLNGESILERFGWSYYSWPYLKEGDKFKLVMRAVNLLVADEEVCKAFLVNEKKLSELVPIVKNHAAISDIAVDILFFQHVGAAVRKIKYPPTNIRKKESQIKELIHRSIESEEVIDVFQMAGIDRFDISIINDDFLATAKEEKSGNELKLELLRQILNDEIKVRSSKNLVKYRKLKDELERIIRDYHDHFFDSLIALQKVREVAKEMQEEDQRRRQLGLTEDEEAFYEILAKHPNAVQDFDLIKEVVKEVTKVIQKNTQQPDWYKKTDTKAQIQLSVKSILRRKGITDELQEILAEIMEQAESRYKEWRFEVA is encoded by the coding sequence ATGAGCCGGTACCTAGCTGAAAGCGATATTGAAACCGCAGCCATCGATTGGCTTAAAGAAAGCAAACAGTACCAATACCAGTACGGGCCGGATATTCCGCGGCCACTAAATAAAGCCGTGCTGGAAGATAAGTTCGGGCTATATTTAGCGCAACGCTACCGCCACGTGCCGGCCAAAGTGCTGGAAGAAGTAAAGCAGGAATTTTTGTTTAACCCCGGCGCCGATATTTACAGCCAAAACCACGCGTTTCATTTAAAGCTCAGCAAAGGCCTTAGCAAAACCTGGAAAAACGAAAAAGGCCAGCCCCAGTTCGAGCATTTCTACGCCCTTAACTACGAAGACGTCGCGCAAAACAGCTTCTTGGTCGTAAACCAGTTTACAGTACAAGGCAAAAATACCCGCCGCCCCGATTTAATCATTTTCATCAACGGCCTGCCCCTGGTGCTGTTCGAGTTTAAAAACCCTTTCGACCAGGACACCACCGTAGAAGCCGCTTTTAACCAGGTGCAGCATTACATCCAGGATATTCCGCGGGTATTCGAAACCAATGCCCTCACCATTATCAGCGATGGCTTTACCACGCTGCACGGCATGTTCAGCAGCGGCCTGGAGTGGTTTGCCGCCTGGAAAAGCACCAATGGCCGCGAAGTAGTAACCGACGATTTTGCCCTCGAAACCCTGATAAAAGGTTTACTGGTACCAGAGCGTTTGCTGGCCTACATCCGGTTTTATATTTTTCACGAACTGGATAAAGGCCAGCTCATAAAAAAAGGCGCCAAATACCATCAGTTTTTCGGCATCCAGTACGCCCTCGCCGAAACCAAGAAATCCATCCGTCCGCTCGGCGATGGCCGCATTGGCGTAATCTGGCATACCACCCGTTCGGGCAAAAGCATTACCATGGCTATTTATGCCGGTATTCTGCGCCAGCTACCCGAACTTAAAAACCCCACCATTGTGGTGCAGGTAGACCGCTTCGATTTAAACAAGCAGCTCTACGAAGATTTTGTAGGCGCCAAAGATTTGGTCGGCGATGTAGCCCTGGCCCAAACCACCGACGATTTACGCCAATTGCTTAGCGGCGAAGGTGGCGGCGTGGTGTTCAGTACCATCGAGAAGTTCCGGCTAAAAGATACCCTCGATGGTCTGCGGGAAGCCGAACACCCCATTCTGAGCCAGCGCGAAAATATTATCGTCATTGCCGATGAGTGCCACCGCACCCAGTACGGCTTAATAACCGGCTTTGCCAACAACCTGCGCAAAGCTTTGCCCCAGGCCTCGTTTATTGGTTTCACCGGCACCCCCGTCGATAGCAAAGACGCCGACACGGTAGCCGTTTTCGGGGAAATTATTCATACCTACGACATTAAACAAGCCACCGCCGATAAAGCTGTAGTGCCCATTTACTACGAGCCGCGCCTGGCTAAACTTCATCTGGGTAACGAGCAGATAGAAGAAGAAGCCGAAGAAATAACCACCGGCCTGGAAGAAAGCGATAAAAACAAAATAATGTGGGCGGCCATGGAAGATGCCGCCGGGGCCAAAGAACGCGTAGAAGCCATTGCCCGCGATATTCTAAGCCACTACCTGAACCGCACCGCCAACCTGCCCGGCAAAGCCATGGTGGTGTGCATGAGCCGCCGCAATTGCGTGAAAATGTACGATGCCCTCACGGCCCTGCCCAACTGCCCCGAAGTAGCCGTGATTATGACCACCAACATTGCCAAAGACCCGAAGGAGTGGAACCCACACGTGCGCACCAAGGAGGCCATGGAAGAAGTAAAAACCCGCTTCAAAAACCCCGATGATAATTTGCAAATTGTTATTGTGCGGGATATGTGGCTCACCGGCTTCGATAACCCCGCCCTGCACACGCTGTACGTCGATAAAGTCATGAGCGGCCACAACCTCATCCAGGCCGTAAACCGCGTCGCCACCGTTTTCCGCGATAAACCCAGCGGCCTGATAGTAGACTACATCGGCATCGGCGACAAACTCCGCGACGCTACCAAAAAATACACCGGTGGTGGTGGACAAGGGGCTGTTACCATTGATTTGGAAGAAGCCTTTGAACTGACCAAAGAAGTTATCCAGGACTTACAAAATCAATTACCAGAATATTTTTACCAAGCATTAGAAAAGTCCCCCTTCGGAGGGGGTAGGGGGAGGACAAATACTCCCGAAGAAATTACTACTTTGTCTACGGCAGCAGAACCGTTGGCCCATTATAATTCTTCCTTAGATTCTGGTAATACAGGTGCTAAAGGAGAAAATCCTCCACCAACCCCCTCCAAAGGGGGACGACCGACAGCACCAGCCTTTGCGGTTTTGAACGGCGAATCAATTTTGGAGCGGTTTGGGTGGAGTTATTATAGCTGGCCGTATTTAAAAGAAGGGGATAAATTTAAGTTAGTGATGCGCGCGGTTAATCTGCTGGTAGCCGATGAGGAAGTTTGTAAGGCGTTTTTGGTAAACGAGAAAAAGTTAAGCGAGCTGGTTCCAATTGTGAAAAATCATGCGGCCATTAGCGATATAGCTGTAGATATTCTGTTCTTTCAGCACGTAGGGGCGGCGGTTCGTAAAATTAAATACCCGCCAACCAACATCCGCAAAAAAGAAAGCCAGATAAAAGAACTTATTCACCGCAGCATCGAAAGCGAAGAAGTAATAGATGTTTTCCAGATGGCCGGCATCGACCGTTTTGATATTTCCATTATCAACGACGATTTCCTGGCTACCGCCAAAGAAGAGAAAAGCGGCAATGAACTAAAACTAGAACTGCTCCGGCAAATTTTAAACGACGAAATAAAAGTTCGATCGAGCAAGAACCTGGTTAAATATCGCAAGCTGAAAGACGAATTGGAGCGGATAATCCGGGATTACCACGACCACTTTTTTGATAGTTTAATTGCCCTGCAAAAAGTACGCGAGGTAGCCAAAGAAATGCAGGAAGAAGATCAACGCCGGAGACAATTAGGCTTAACCGAAGATGAAGAAGCTTTTTACGAAATTCTGGCCAAGCACCCCAACGCTGTTCAGGATTTTGATTTGATTAAAGAAGTGGTGAAAGAGGTAACCAAAGTTATCCAGAAAAACACCCA